A portion of the Lampris incognitus isolate fLamInc1 chromosome 9, fLamInc1.hap2, whole genome shotgun sequence genome contains these proteins:
- the fli1rs gene encoding fli-1 proto-oncogene, ETS transcription factor-related sequence isoform X2 — MDCTIKEALSVVSEDHSVFEPPYPATASVMHVKADMTSPGGFSQASKPSPEPTEPDWVGPGAQTAGKRGEHINGTSRESPVDCTVTKRSRHMSNDGSQMAYQTSYPEPRASPQTITPPNSVTEEKRVIVPADPEVWTQDHVRQWLDWAIKEYVLEEVDAVHFHALDGKALCKMTKEDMMRLTSAYNADILLSHLNYLRQSSPTFSYPTATNTPQQPRLQVKAENNFDEISRRNSWQANTMTAVPKGSSMEHQHSTRVSEPAPRIVQDPYQTLAPISSRLANPGSGQIQLWQFLLELLSDSTNATIITWEGTNGEFKMTDPDEVAKRWGERKSKPNMNYDKLSRALRYYYDKNIMTKVHGKRYAYKFDFQGISQAHQNHAADGGIVKYQTEMPYVPPYHSHQPKMNFMGAPPAPMPMSPGNFFAPPASYWSSTSNSIYPGSAMPRHPTTHSHLSSYY, encoded by the exons GAAGCGCTGTCTGTGGTGAGCGAGGACCACTCCGTATTTGAGCCACCCTATCCCGCCACCGCCTCCGTCATGCATGTGAAGGCTGACATGACGTCACCTGGTGGGTTCAGCCAGGCCTCCAAGCCGAGTCCAGAGCCCACTGAGCCCGACTGGGTGGGACCTGGGGCACAGACGGCTGGGAAGCGAGGCGAGCACATTAATGGAACCAG CCGTGAGTCACCTGTGGACTGCACTGTGACCAAACGTTCCCGGCACATGAGCAACGACGGCTCCCAGATGGCCTACCAGACCTCGTACCCGGAGCCGCGTGCCAGTCCGCAGACCATCACCCCACCCAACAGTGTCACTGAGGAGAAGAGGGTCATTGTGCCCGCAG ACCCGGAGGTGTGGACCCAAGACCACGTGCGGCAATGGTTGGACTGGGCCATTAAGGAGTATGTACTGGAGGAGGTGGACGCAGTGCACTTCCACGCATTGGACGGGAAGGCTCTGTGCAAGATGACCAAGGAGGACATGATGCGTCTCACGTCTGCCTACAATGCTGACATCCTGCTCTCGCACCTCAATTACCTCCGTCAGA GTAGCCCTACATTCTCTTACCCCACAGCCACCAACACACCACAGCAACCCAGACTTCAGGTCAAAGCAG AAAACAACTTTGATGAAATCAGCCGTAGGAACAGCTGGCAAGCAAACACCATGACAGCAGTACCAAAAG GTTCTTCCATGGAGCATCAACACAGCACCCGCGTCTCGGAGCCGGCTCCTAGAATTGTACAAG ATCCATACCAGACATTAGCACCCATTAGCAGTCGACTCGCCAACCCAG GTTCAGGGCAGATCCAGCTGTGGCAGTTCCTCCTGGAGCTTTTGTCCGACAGCACCAACGCCACTATCATCACCTGGGAGGGCACCAATGGTGAGTTTAAGATGACCGACCCGGACGAGGTGGCCAAGCGCTGGGGTGAGCGCAAGAGCAAGCCCAACATGAACTACGACAAGCTGAGCCGCGCCCTGCGCTACTACTATGACAAGAACATCATGACCAAGGTGCACGGCAAGCGCTACGCCTACAAGTTTGATTTCCAGGGCATCTCGCAGGCACACCAGAACCATGCAGCGGATGGTGGGATTGTTAAGTATCAGACTGAAATGCCATACGTCCCGCCCTACCACAGCCACCAGCCCAAAATGAACTTCATGGGCGCCCCCCCAGCGCCCATGCCCATGTCCCCTGGAAACTTTTTTGCCCCCCCAGCGTCATACTGGAGTTCAACCAGCAATTCCATCTACCCCGGGTCCGCCATGCCCCGGCACCCTACGACCCACTCCCACCTCAGCTCGTATTACTGA
- the fli1rs gene encoding fli-1 proto-oncogene, ETS transcription factor-related sequence isoform X1, producing MDCTIKEALSVVSEDHSVFEPPYPATASVMHVKADMTSPGGFSQASKPSPEPTEPDWVGPGAQTAGKRGEHINGTSRESPVDCTVTKRSRHMSNDGSQMAYQTSYPEPRASPQTITPPNSVTEEKRVIVPADPEVWTQDHVRQWLDWAIKEYVLEEVDAVHFHALDGKALCKMTKEDMMRLTSAYNADILLSHLNYLRQSSPTFSYPTATNTPQQPRLQVKAENNFDEISRRNSWQANTMTAVPKGSSMEHQHSTRVSEPAPRIVQDPYQTLAPISSRLANPEGQALSSSKNPAGKQSSYRLSDPSAHRPVGSGQIQLWQFLLELLSDSTNATIITWEGTNGEFKMTDPDEVAKRWGERKSKPNMNYDKLSRALRYYYDKNIMTKVHGKRYAYKFDFQGISQAHQNHAADGGIVKYQTEMPYVPPYHSHQPKMNFMGAPPAPMPMSPGNFFAPPASYWSSTSNSIYPGSAMPRHPTTHSHLSSYY from the exons GAAGCGCTGTCTGTGGTGAGCGAGGACCACTCCGTATTTGAGCCACCCTATCCCGCCACCGCCTCCGTCATGCATGTGAAGGCTGACATGACGTCACCTGGTGGGTTCAGCCAGGCCTCCAAGCCGAGTCCAGAGCCCACTGAGCCCGACTGGGTGGGACCTGGGGCACAGACGGCTGGGAAGCGAGGCGAGCACATTAATGGAACCAG CCGTGAGTCACCTGTGGACTGCACTGTGACCAAACGTTCCCGGCACATGAGCAACGACGGCTCCCAGATGGCCTACCAGACCTCGTACCCGGAGCCGCGTGCCAGTCCGCAGACCATCACCCCACCCAACAGTGTCACTGAGGAGAAGAGGGTCATTGTGCCCGCAG ACCCGGAGGTGTGGACCCAAGACCACGTGCGGCAATGGTTGGACTGGGCCATTAAGGAGTATGTACTGGAGGAGGTGGACGCAGTGCACTTCCACGCATTGGACGGGAAGGCTCTGTGCAAGATGACCAAGGAGGACATGATGCGTCTCACGTCTGCCTACAATGCTGACATCCTGCTCTCGCACCTCAATTACCTCCGTCAGA GTAGCCCTACATTCTCTTACCCCACAGCCACCAACACACCACAGCAACCCAGACTTCAGGTCAAAGCAG AAAACAACTTTGATGAAATCAGCCGTAGGAACAGCTGGCAAGCAAACACCATGACAGCAGTACCAAAAG GTTCTTCCATGGAGCATCAACACAGCACCCGCGTCTCGGAGCCGGCTCCTAGAATTGTACAAG ATCCATACCAGACATTAGCACCCATTAGCAGTCGACTCGCCAACCCAG AAGGCCAAGCCCTCAGCTCCTCCAAGAACCCAGCAGGCAAACAAAGTTCATACAGGCTCTCTGACCCCAGCGCTCACAGGCCTGTGG GTTCAGGGCAGATCCAGCTGTGGCAGTTCCTCCTGGAGCTTTTGTCCGACAGCACCAACGCCACTATCATCACCTGGGAGGGCACCAATGGTGAGTTTAAGATGACCGACCCGGACGAGGTGGCCAAGCGCTGGGGTGAGCGCAAGAGCAAGCCCAACATGAACTACGACAAGCTGAGCCGCGCCCTGCGCTACTACTATGACAAGAACATCATGACCAAGGTGCACGGCAAGCGCTACGCCTACAAGTTTGATTTCCAGGGCATCTCGCAGGCACACCAGAACCATGCAGCGGATGGTGGGATTGTTAAGTATCAGACTGAAATGCCATACGTCCCGCCCTACCACAGCCACCAGCCCAAAATGAACTTCATGGGCGCCCCCCCAGCGCCCATGCCCATGTCCCCTGGAAACTTTTTTGCCCCCCCAGCGTCATACTGGAGTTCAACCAGCAATTCCATCTACCCCGGGTCCGCCATGCCCCGGCACCCTACGACCCACTCCCACCTCAGCTCGTATTACTGA
- the zp3d.2 gene encoding zona pellucida sperm-binding protein 3d.2 yields MGYLFIALVLSSLGTTERVSALARFQPSKDTTAVTRNVPGRAGGETRKDQSASRPPHLQLPVFLHSRLPLVKKENFSPAGGSGKEQIPVKVRKILLPNPTENPTNGSGGSSGVRTWCDGNQMRVQVPKSLLGSGRFSSRLRLGTCKPTSATEDYLYFEHDIGSCGNNLTIINNRVAYLNTLSYDPPRLSGPIRRAAPFTLPISCQFNRYQYSYKIGYTPKMQLRKIFKPMKNRAKFVLTPRNAQWKRLSPSSQYLIGKPMYFQAEGPSMTADERLYINSCYATLKKSYTSMPQFPVIENFGCMVESKGGRSMFIPYKKNLVRFTVDAFLFRGMTGKQLYMHCTMSVGSSVPSPVAKSCNYDTKEGRWKELYGPASVCSCCDSKCDSMASAGSPATKLVSSRPWTVEFDVKSTSPKRKTIPPTATTRANVAKKVAETVVTAQPEERGVTAVTKEAKGVRESEEWPFGGGGVKWVEEEGDRKRVRGFAVVVEEEEVEEKVKVKEEVTEPRRIFEEIFDFDK; encoded by the exons ATGGGGTACCTGTTCATTGCACTGGTGCTGTCCTCACTGGGGACCACGGAACGGGTGTCTGCTCTGGCCAGGTTTCAGCCGTCAAAGGACACGACGGCGGTGACGAGAAACGTCCCCGGTAGAGCTGGCGGAGAGACGCGTAAAGACCAGTCCGCATCGCGCCCGCCGCACCTCCAGCTCCCCGTGTTTCTGCACTCGCGGTTGCCGCTGGTTAAGAAGGAGAACTTCTCTCCTGCAGGCGGTTCTGGGAAGGAGCAAATACCCGTGAAAGTCAGGAAGATTCTTCTACCAAATCCAACTGAGAATCCAACAAACGGTTCGGGGGGGTCCTCCGGTGTCAGGACCTGGTGTGATGGGAACCAGATGCGAGTGCAGGTCCCGAAAAGCCTCCTGGGCTCGGGACGGTTTTCCTCCCGTTTGAGACTTGGGACCTGCAAACCCACCAGCGCTACCGAGGACTACCTGTATTTTGAACATGACATCGGTTCGTGCGGAAATAACCTTACG ATCATCAACAACCGGGTGGCCTATCTAAATACCCTGAGCTATGACCCACCACGACTCTCTGGACCCATCAGGAGAGCTGCGCCGTTCACCCTGCCCATCTCCTGTCAGTTCAACAG GTACCAATATTCTTACAAAATTGGATACACGCCCAAAATGCAGCTGCGCAAGATCTTCAAGCCGATGAAGAACAGAGCCAAATTTGTCCTCACACCAAGAAACG CTCAGTGGAAAAGGCTTTCCCcatccagtcagtatttgattgGAAAGCCGATGTACTTCCAGGCTGAGGGTCCATCCATGACCGCAGACGAAAGGCTGTACATCAACTCCTGCTATGCAACCCTGAAGAAGTCGTACACTTCGATGCCTCAGTTCCCAGTCATTGAAAACTTCGG ATGCATGGTTGAAAGCAAAGGGGGTCGCTCCATGTTCATCCCATACAAAAAGAACTTGGTGAGATTTACTGTGGATGCATTCTTATTCAGAGGGATGACTGGGAAG CAACTTTACATGCATTGCACCATGTCGGTAGGCAGCTCTGTCCCTTCTCCAGTGGCCAAGTCCTGTAACTACGACACCAAAGAAGGAAG ATGGAAGGAGTTGTACGGTCCAGCTTCAGTGTGTTCCTGCTGTGACTCCAAATGTGACTCAATGGCCTCTGCCG GCTCTCCGGCCACCAAGCTGGTGAGTAGCAGACCGTGGACCGTCGAGTTTGACGTGAAGTCCACTTCTCCAAAGAGGAAGACGATCCCACCAACGGCCACAACAAGAGCAAACGTGGCTAAAAAGGTGGCAGAAACCGTGGTGACGGCACAGCCGGAGGAACGAGGGGTGACTGCGGTCACCAAGGAGGCGAAAGGCGTCAGGGAGTCGGAGGAGTGGCCCTTTGGAGGCGGAGGTGTGAAGTGGGTTGAGGAAgaaggtgacaggaagcgtgtgAGGGGCTTCgctgtggtggtggaggaggaggaggtggaggagaaggTGAAGGTGAAGGAGGAGGTCACTGAGCCACGCAGAATATTCGAAGAGATCTTTGATTTTGACAAATGA